TAACGGCCTCCACCACGGTCATCGACCCGTAGCGGCGCGCGCCCGCGGACCCTACCCCTGGTGGGGCAGGGTCTGCGTGGCCGGCGGCGGCAAGGGCACGGCGCCCGGGGGCGGCGGCTTCGCCCGGCCCACCGCGCGCTGGCGCATGCGGAACAGCGCGAGGAAGAAGGACACGATGAGGGGCCCGATGAGCAGGCCCACCGTGCCGAACACCGCGAGCCCGCCGAGCAGGGCGAAGAACACCACCGCGCCGTGCATCTCCATGCCCTTCTTCGCGAGCACCGGCTTGAGCAGGTTGTCCACCAGGCCCACCACCGTCACGCCCCAGATGGCCAGGAACAGCGCCATCCACGTCTTGCCCAGCGCGAGCAGGATGAGCGCGGCGAAGAGGCAGACGCCGGCCGCCCCGATGGCCGGGATGAAGGCGACGAAGAAGGTCATCACCGCGAAGAAGACGGGGTAGGGGACGCGGGCGATGAAGTAGCCGATGAGCGCCGCCACCGCCTGCACGCCGCTGGTGGCGATGGTGCTCACCATCACCGAGACGCTCACCTTGCGAAACTCCTCCAAGAGCTCCGTCACCTGGCCGGGGAGCAGCGGAGACACGTCCTCGAGCCAGCCCACCAGCGCGCGCCCGTCCACGAGGAAGAAGAAGAAGGCGATGAGCATCATCGTCGCCTGCACCGCGAAGGAGCCCGTGGCCGCCACCGCGCTCGTCACGGCCGCTGCCGCGCGCCCACTCTGGCTCTGGGCGCGCTTCTGGATCTCCTCGTCCAGCTGCCCCTCCTCCACCGGGATGCGGTCCAGCGCCTTGCGGGCGAGCTTCTGGGCGCTGGGCGGCAGCCGGTCCACCAGCCCCGTCACGCCCTCGCTGCGCACCGTCTGGCTCACGTACTTCACGCCGGTGGAGATCTCGGAGACCACGAAGGTGGCGATGCCCGCGATGGGCCCCACCAGCACCAGGATGATCCCGATGCACATCAGCGCCGCGGACACGTTCTTGCGCCCGCGCAGCTTGCGGGTGAGCCAGGTCTGCACGGGCCGCAGGGCGCCGGCCAGCACCGCCGCGAGGAAGAAGGCGCTGGCGAAGGGCTGGATGATCAGCGCGAGCAGCACCAGCGCGATGATGAGGAGCACTGCGAGCGCGCGCTGCGCCGTCTGCGGGTTCTGGGTGGCCATAGGTATTTCACGATAGGGGCGGAAGGCCGGAAGGGAAGGCCGCTCGTTCGCCCCCGCGGCCACTGGTGCACGCTTCCCTGGCCCCCAGGCGCGCGGGGGCGCTAAGAGTGGGGCCCTCATGCCCGCTCTCGACGCCCCCCACCTCCCCCTCTGGTTCGCCCAGGCGCTCACCGCCGCCTTCTTCGCGGTGCTCTTCCTCCAGTCGGGCCTGGACAAGTTCTTCGACTGGAAGGGGAACCTGGGCTGGCTCACCGGGCACTTCGCCAAGAGCCCCCTGCGCGCCGTGGTGCCGCTGATGCTCGCGGTGGTCACGCTGCTCGAGGTGGGGGCGGGGGCCCTGAGCGCGGTGGGCTTCGTGCAGTTGCTCGCCTCGGGCGAGGGGCGCGTGGCGCTGTTCGGGGTCGCGCTCGCGGGGGTCGCGCTGCTCAGCCTCTTCTTCGGCCAGCGGCTCGCGAAGGACTACGCGGGGGCGGGCGCGCTGGTGCCCTACTTCCTGATGGTGCTCGCGGGGCTGTGGCTGCTGCGCGGCGGGGCGTGAGCCCCCCGCTCCACCCGTGACGGGGGGGCGGGGCGGTCATCGTCCCGGGGGCCGCGGTCTCAGTAGATCTCCGTCGGGCTCACCGAGCTCTGCGGCTGGCGGACGGCCCGGGTGACGAAGTCCTTCGAGTTGTCGTCGGTGTCCTGGCTGTTGCCGCGCAGAGCGTCCGCTCCGCCCACGGCCATCGTCGCCGAGGTCGAGGTGCTGACTGCCTTGCGCTCGAGGCTGCCACCCACGGCGGGGTGGGCTGGGGCCGCGGTGCCCTCGGGGGAATTCCCGGTGCCCCATCCCAGCTTGTCCACGTCCACGTACGTCCCGCTCACGAGGCGCTGGAGCCGCACGTGGCCGCCGGCCGTCGTGGAGGAGGAGGCGTCGAAGGTGTACGGAACGTCCCTGGGGGCGGTGGCACCGCCGCTGTAGTTGGCTCCGGCCAGCAGGAAGTACCCGTGGGCACGGATGATCTTCCCGGCCGGAATGGTGACGGTCGAGCTCCAGGTGGTCCCGGTCGCGGACTTGTAGCCGACCTGCCAGTTGGACAGGTCCACGTCCGCGTTGGTCGGGTTGTAGAGCTCGATGAACTCGTCCGTGGCGGCGGTGCCCGTGCCGTTTCCACCCGAGAACTCGCTGATGACCACGTGGTTCGTCAGGGGCGGCTGCAGGGCCGCCACCGTCACCGTGCCGTAGTTGCCCGCGGAAGGCGTCGCGACGCCGTCCTGGTCACAGTACGTGTAGGGCGAGAGCGCCCCAGTGGCCGGGTCACGCACCTGGTAGCGGAAGCCGTAGAGGTAGCTACCCGAGTTGGGGATGCTCAGCGTGCCCACCACCTGGTCGTTGTTTCCGGTGGTCACGAAGCCCGCGTCGAAGGGCGCCGCGCCCCACGTCCAGGTACTGACGTCCGTGCTCGTGCCGTAGCCCAGCTCCGCGAAGACGTGGGGGTAGCCGTCGTTGCCGGAGAGGTTCCGGTCCGTGGCGCCCGGCTCGTAGAACTGGCCGTACACGGAGGTGGACGCACCCGGTGCCACGGACGCGATGGTCTTCGGCGACTGGATGGCGCAGAAGTCCACCGGTGCCTGCACCGCGATTCCGCAGCTGCCGTTGGCGGCGCCGGGCGTGCCCCGGTCTCCGCCCGCGAGCACGTCCGTGGCGTCGCACCAGTACCAGGGGTGCGCGCTCGCGCTCGTGCCCACGATGGAGGCCGCGAGGCTCATCGCGCGGCCGGGTGTCTGGGGGAAGCTGGGGGTGTACGCGAGGGAGTCGAGCGAGGTGCTGCCCCGCTTCACGTCCAGCGTGCCCTGGCCGTCGAGGAGGAAGGCCTCACCGTACGCAGCGTTCGCCGCCACGCCGCCATTGGTGTCCGCGCCTGCGCTCTGCGCGAGCACGAAGCGCCCGCCCGCGCCCAGGACGACGGGGACGCCCGTGCCCACGGTGAAGCTGCCCGGGGTGCCCGTCCCCGCGTAGCTGAGCGTCACACCGTTCAGGTTCAGCAGGTGCTGGGTGGTGTTGGTGAGCTCCACGTACTCGGTCGTGCCCACGGAAGGCGTGTGCATCACCTCGGAGATGACGAGCTCGGAGGCGGCGGGCGGGGGCGCCGCGGTGCAGGCGCCCTGCACGCAGACGGCGTTCGCGCCCGTGCAGGCCACGGACGTGGACTGCTCCTGGCAGCTGGGTGCGTCGTTCACGACGGCGCAGCTCGCGCTGTAGGTGAGGCGCGTGACGCCGTCCGCGGCGCAGCTGTCCGCGGACGGGGTGCAGGTGACGCCCGCGCAGGGGTCTGCGGCCGTCGAGGCATCGAGGAAGGCGTAGCTCACGTTGCCCGCGTCGTCGCTCACGCGCAGCGCGAAGTGGTACGCGGTGCCTGCGGCGAGCCCGGCCATGGTGACGGACTCGGAGGTGCCGCTTGCCGCGGGCGCGCCCAGGGCCACCTGCTGGCCCGAGCCGAAGGTCTCGGCGGTGAGCGCGCTGGTGGCGTAGCGCAGCTCCTGCGCGGAGGCCTGGCCCGCGCTCCCGTCGTCACCGACGGCGAGCCACGAGAGCGTGAGGCGGTCGCTGTACACCTCGCTCGCGGAGAGGGAGGGGGTCGCCGGCGCCTGGTCGTCCACGATGGAGAAGGGGGCGCTCGTCGCGCCCGCGAGCCCCGTCACGCTGGCCACGAGCACGAAACCCGTGCCCTGCTGGTCCACCGAGAGGTCCGGGTAGCTGGCCACGCCGCTGGAGGGCGCCACGGCGCGCGTGCCGGACAGCGTCGCCGCGGCGTTGCCCCCCGCGAGGCTCAGCGTGATGGCGGACGCGCTCTCCGTCACCCGGTTCGCGTAGGCATCCAGCACCTCCACCTGTACGGTGGAGAGCGCAGTGCGCACGGTGCCGCTGGCCGGAGCGTCTGCGAAGCGCAGCGTGCTGGGGGCGGCGGGCACCACCTCGCGCTGCAGCTGGGCGCGCAAGGTGACCTGCGCCAGGTCCACGGCGGCGAGCTGCCGGGTGCCCGCAGTGCGCAGCTCGGCGCTGAAGGCGTGCTGGCCCGCGTCCGCGGCCGAGAACGCGGAGTCCCCGGGCAGCACCGCCTGCGTGTCGTCGGAGGTGAAGTGCACGGTGCCCGTGTAGCCGGGGACGAGATTGCCCCACGCGTCGCGCGCGCTCAGCGTGAGGGACAGCGGGGTGCCGGCCGTCACGGGGCCCGCGGCGGCCGCGAGCTCCAGCCCGGAGGCCGCGCCCGCGTCCACCGCGAGGGTGGCCGCATCGCCCAGGCCCGCGGCCGCGTCCGCCACGCTCAGCACGGTGCTGCCAGCGCGCACGAGCGTTACCGGGAAGCGGCGGTTGCCCTCGTCCAGGGACGTGAAGGTGTAGTCCGCGGGCAGCACGGCCTGCGCGTCCGCGGAGCTGAAGTGCACCGTGCCGGCG
This genomic interval from Aggregicoccus sp. 17bor-14 contains the following:
- a CDS encoding AI-2E family transporter produces the protein MATQNPQTAQRALAVLLIIALVLLALIIQPFASAFFLAAVLAGALRPVQTWLTRKLRGRKNVSAALMCIGIILVLVGPIAGIATFVVSEISTGVKYVSQTVRSEGVTGLVDRLPPSAQKLARKALDRIPVEEGQLDEEIQKRAQSQSGRAAAAVTSAVAATGSFAVQATMMLIAFFFFLVDGRALVGWLEDVSPLLPGQVTELLEEFRKVSVSVMVSTIATSGVQAVAALIGYFIARVPYPVFFAVMTFFVAFIPAIGAAGVCLFAALILLALGKTWMALFLAIWGVTVVGLVDNLLKPVLAKKGMEMHGAVVFFALLGGLAVFGTVGLLIGPLIVSFFLALFRMRQRAVGRAKPPPPGAVPLPPPATQTLPHQG
- a CDS encoding DoxX family protein; translated protein: MPALDAPHLPLWFAQALTAAFFAVLFLQSGLDKFFDWKGNLGWLTGHFAKSPLRAVVPLMLAVVTLLEVGAGALSAVGFVQLLASGEGRVALFGVALAGVALLSLFFGQRLAKDYAGAGALVPYFLMVLAGLWLLRGGA
- a CDS encoding lamin tail domain-containing protein; this encodes MKPTSPSAARIAALLLLGVLVMAGCDGATPPPKVDPGASAPDAARSSVEVSPTAHALANGVDAVEVKVTVRTAAGAALPGLTVTLSAEGEGRSVQQPAAPTDAQGVATARVTSTVAGTGAVTARVAAQGSSVELASHPTVTFAALPASRLAFAAPPPDAVAGAPLAEVAVRLQDADGRTVTDATGSVTLALGSGPADAALQGTLTAEAVEGVAHFPGLTLERAGEGYSLLASAAGLTGATSAPFAVTPAPVAQLALRVSPATVEAGTPADLEVTALDTFGNTVTGFRGTVAFNPGALAEGLPADYTFTAADLGHHTFPGGAALTRAAVHPLTVVDVAASPLVAGTAQLTVLPAEAQRLSTAVLPTGLRVRQPFTLDVSVQDAYGNLVPSSSAAVSLALGPSGTLSGTSTLSAESGVAHFFGLSIAQERADWVLVASAAGLESSATPAFSVTDDVAPALPVLALAGQATATSLTVAWTAVGDDGSEGTAAQHELRYSLQDIASDADFAGATPVALGAPRASGGAESASLSGLAPHTTYYVALQVTDDAGNRVRSATLPVSTAFATAAKLAFLDQPSAGTAGAALPGLRVAVQDAEGLGVDQADSAVTLSVEGVSGFGPWTVSASGGIATFSNVRIDRAGADYRLVASSGGLTGAASQPFAIGHAAAARLALSGLPSGVVVGDAQSVGVTVKDAFDNTVVDATNALTLSSTDGAATLPAAHTLTAAEGGEHTFTGIVFETGGSQRLTVSAAGLTSAAQTTEVDDPTPRGLVLSGLASQGTAGDSVTVTLEARDAMGRVAPGYRGTVHFTTDDAQATLPADYTFTEADAGQHAFSLALRSAGTHSVTATDTASAGFSASAGTTVRWAPLASLTLQGPAKATAGSPVTVSLLARDAFGNAVRDYAGTVHFSSADAQAVLPADYTFTSLDEGNRRFPVTLVRAGSTVLSVADAAAGLGDAATLAVDAGAASGLELAAAAGPVTAGTPLSLTLSARDAWGNLVPGYTGTVHFTSDDTQAVLPGDSAFSAADAGQHAFSAELRTAGTRQLAAVDLAQVTLRAQLQREVVPAAPSTLRFADAPASGTVRTALSTVQVEVLDAYANRVTESASAITLSLAGGNAAATLSGTRAVAPSSGVASYPDLSVDQQGTGFVLVASVTGLAGATSAPFSIVDDQAPATPSLSASEVYSDRLTLSWLAVGDDGSAGQASAQELRYATSALTAETFGSGQQVALGAPAASGTSESVTMAGLAAGTAYHFALRVSDDAGNVSYAFLDASTAADPCAGVTCTPSADSCAADGVTRLTYSASCAVVNDAPSCQEQSTSVACTGANAVCVQGACTAAPPPAASELVISEVMHTPSVGTTEYVELTNTTQHLLNLNGVTLSYAGTGTPGSFTVGTGVPVVLGAGGRFVLAQSAGADTNGGVAANAAYGEAFLLDGQGTLDVKRGSTSLDSLAYTPSFPQTPGRAMSLAASIVGTSASAHPWYWCDATDVLAGGDRGTPGAANGSCGIAVQAPVDFCAIQSPKTIASVAPGASTSVYGQFYEPGATDRNLSGNDGYPHVFAELGYGTSTDVSTWTWGAAPFDAGFVTTGNNDQVVGTLSIPNSGSYLYGFRYQVRDPATGALSPYTYCDQDGVATPSAGNYGTVTVAALQPPLTNHVVISEFSGGNGTGTAATDEFIELYNPTNADVDLSNWQVGYKSATGTTWSSTVTIPAGKIIRAHGYFLLAGANYSGGATAPRDVPYTFDASSSTTAGGHVRLQRLVSGTYVDVDKLGWGTGNSPEGTAAPAHPAVGGSLERKAVSTSTSATMAVGGADALRGNSQDTDDNSKDFVTRAVRQPQSSVSPTEIY